A single region of the Halarcobacter mediterraneus genome encodes:
- a CDS encoding DUF234 domain-containing protein, which produces MQTAVNYFAVFGGLDVKLDLTKPLRTLIIRHILDAFYDIHDYIEKKTKNSSLSHKVLTGISLGDRRVNSAFKRANIEYEEGIDILDELEELQFISTETSMDFLTNQFEENETADKLLFTTPFLRFWFAFVSPLYKGIAREDYDECFKKFDNYQAEFMDLIFEQLCHEYTKEIFENDEISEIGRYWDDERREINLLAQTNSGKIVVGLCKYTNSKMKNSDVSNLKKVCLDLEIIPDYVVLFSKTGFTNELKSQKNETLRLFTIKSLKGLL; this is translated from the coding sequence ATGCAAACAGCTGTTAATTATTTTGCTGTTTTTGGAGGGCTTGATGTAAAGCTTGATTTAACAAAACCTTTAAGAACATTAATTATACGGCATATACTAGATGCTTTTTATGATATCCATGATTATATAGAAAAGAAAACAAAAAATTCTTCTTTATCACATAAGGTTTTAACAGGAATTTCTTTAGGAGATAGAAGAGTAAATAGTGCTTTTAAAAGAGCAAATATTGAGTATGAAGAAGGGATTGATATTCTTGATGAGTTAGAAGAATTACAGTTTATTTCTACTGAAACTTCAATGGATTTTTTAACAAATCAATTTGAAGAAAATGAAACAGCTGATAAACTTCTTTTTACTACGCCTTTTTTAAGATTTTGGTTTGCTTTTGTATCTCCTTTATATAAAGGAATAGCAAGGGAAGATTATGATGAATGTTTTAAAAAGTTTGATAACTATCAAGCAGAGTTTATGGATTTGATTTTTGAACAATTATGTCATGAATATACAAAAGAAATTTTTGAAAATGATGAAATATCAGAAATTGGAAGATATTGGGATGATGAAAGAAGAGAGATAAATCTTTTAGCTCAAACTAATAGTGGAAAAATCGTTGTTGGGCTTTGTAAATATACAAATTCAAAAATGAAAAATAGTGATGTTTCAAATTTAAAGAAAGTTTGCTTGGACTTAGAGATAATACCTGATTATGTTGTACTCTTCTCAAAAACTGGCTTTACAAATGAATTAAAGTCTCAAAAAAATGAAACTCTTAGACTATTTACAATAAAGAGTTTAAAAGGTTTATTGTAA
- a CDS encoding alpha/beta fold hydrolase: protein MSIKKFFYEDNHFLEYNDYNSSFSKALILLPGTFGTIKQNELAEFYKEKNIRLLVVSRVGYGNSTYKQLENYLEYANILIRLFDFLKLDNFSLFGISAGALHCYCLDTLISKRIENIFIYSGMAAINEKEVIQCYGNYEQIKRFYEFFAKQSEKENGEFMFNFYNEIFDEEFKKSDRYKDTIANDKKALGQEVKLQSKDWGFTIKDVSSKVYMYHAKDDKEVPFQAVEKTVEILKNSSLKLVEKGGHFNRPSFYKFNEFIASKL from the coding sequence GTGTCAATAAAGAAGTTTTTTTATGAAGATAATCATTTTCTAGAATACAATGATTATAATAGTTCTTTTTCAAAGGCACTGATTTTATTACCTGGAACCTTTGGAACTATTAAACAAAATGAATTAGCAGAATTTTATAAAGAAAAAAATATAAGACTTCTTGTAGTAAGTAGAGTGGGCTATGGAAACTCTACTTATAAACAACTTGAAAATTATTTAGAATATGCAAATATTCTAATTAGACTATTTGATTTTTTAAAATTAGATAACTTCTCTCTTTTTGGTATTTCAGCAGGAGCTTTGCATTGTTATTGTTTAGATACCTTAATCTCTAAAAGAATTGAAAATATTTTTATTTATTCAGGAATGGCTGCAATAAATGAAAAAGAAGTTATCCAATGTTATGGAAATTATGAACAAATAAAAAGATTTTATGAGTTTTTTGCAAAACAAAGTGAAAAAGAAAATGGTGAGTTTATGTTTAACTTTTATAATGAAATCTTTGATGAAGAGTTTAAAAAAAGTGATAGATATAAAGATACAATTGCAAATGATAAAAAAGCCTTAGGTCAAGAAGTAAAACTTCAAAGTAAAGATTGGGGCTTTACAATAAAAGATGTTAGTTCAAAAGTATATATGTATCATGCCAAAGATGATAAAGAAGTTCCTTTTCAAGCAGTTGAAAAAACAGTAGAAATACTTAAAAACTCTTCTTTAAAACTTGTAGAGAAAGGAGGTCATTTTAATAGACCTTCTTTTTATAAATTTAATGAATTTATAGCTTCAAAACTTTAG
- a CDS encoding alpha/beta fold hydrolase, with the protein MTILNYNKIGKGEISIIVLHELMGSCENYKAIFSYLNTSKYTYYFTDLRGYGLSKEFKGEYSSDEASNDVKNLITHLNLDSVHIIAHSMSTMIAQKLALIDDRIKQLILITPISASGVIMKEKAKNELISDMQKNENKIEQIVEAASKRYTKAWKDYRISMAYNSSTLEARVGYMKMYLEEDFRSEVSKIQIPINIIVGKYDFPVFSKTNVKKIFDIDYKNVNILECQEAGHYPMIECPVYFATKIEQFISKVENKN; encoded by the coding sequence ATGACAATACTTAATTATAATAAAATAGGAAAAGGTGAAATTTCTATTATCGTTTTACACGAACTTATGGGTTCTTGTGAAAACTATAAAGCAATATTTTCTTACTTGAATACTTCTAAATATACATATTATTTTACTGACCTTAGAGGTTATGGCTTATCAAAGGAATTTAAAGGTGAGTACTCAAGTGACGAAGCTTCTAATGATGTGAAAAACCTTATCACTCATCTAAATCTTGACTCTGTACATATTATCGCTCACTCTATGTCAACAATGATAGCTCAAAAACTTGCCTTAATAGATGATAGAATAAAACAATTAATTTTAATAACTCCTATAAGTGCTAGTGGAGTTATCATGAAAGAAAAAGCTAAAAATGAACTTATTTCAGATATGCAAAAAAATGAGAATAAAATAGAACAAATAGTTGAAGCAGCGAGTAAAAGATATACAAAAGCTTGGAAAGATTATAGAATATCTATGGCTTATAACTCTTCTACTTTAGAAGCAAGAGTTGGTTATATGAAGATGTATTTAGAAGAGGATTTTAGAAGTGAAGTTTCAAAAATTCAAATACCTATAAATATTATTGTAGGAAAATATGACTTTCCTGTTTTTTCGAAAACTAATGTAAAAAAAATATTTGACATAGATTATAAAAATGTAAACATATTAGAATGTCAAGAAGCTGGGCATTATCCAATGATAGAGTGTCCTGTTTATTTTGCTACAAAAATTGAACAGTTTATATCAAAAGTTGAAAATAAAAACTAA
- the rpsL gene encoding 30S ribosomal protein S12: protein MPTINQLVRKERKKVIKKSKSPALDKCPQRRGVCTRVYTTTPKKPNSALRKVAKVRLTTGFEVISYIGGEGHNLQEHSIVLVRGGRVKDLPGVKYHIVRGALDTAGVANRTVARSKYGTKKPKK, encoded by the coding sequence ATGCCTACTATCAATCAACTTGTTAGAAAAGAGCGAAAAAAGGTGATTAAAAAATCTAAATCACCAGCTTTAGACAAATGTCCACAAAGAAGAGGTGTATGTACAAGAGTATATACTACAACTCCAAAGAAACCTAACTCGGCTTTAAGAAAAGTTGCAAAAGTTAGATTAACTACTGGATTCGAGGTTATCTCATATATCGGTGGTGAGGGTCACAACTTACAAGAACACTCTATTGTATTAGTTAGAGGGGGAAGAGTTAAGGATTTACCTGGGGTTAAGTATCACATCGTTAGAGGTGCTTTAGATACTGCTGGTGTTGCAAATAGAACTGTTGCAAGATCTAAATATGGTACTAAAAAGCCAAAGAAATAA
- the rpsG gene encoding 30S ribosomal protein S7, whose amino-acid sequence MRRRKAPVREVMADPIYNSKVITKFINTVMLDGKKSTAQKIMYGAIANLDARGEESGIELFEKAIENVKPLLEVKSRRVGGATYQVPVEVRPVRRQTLALRWIVDAARKRNERTMVERLANELFEAANDRGASFKKKEDMHRMAEANKAFAHYRW is encoded by the coding sequence ATGAGAAGAAGAAAAGCTCCTGTTAGAGAAGTAATGGCTGATCCTATCTACAATAGTAAAGTGATCACAAAATTTATTAATACTGTAATGTTAGATGGTAAAAAATCTACTGCGCAAAAAATTATGTATGGTGCAATTGCAAACTTAGATGCAAGAGGTGAAGAATCTGGCATTGAATTATTTGAAAAAGCAATTGAAAATGTTAAACCACTTTTAGAAGTTAAATCTAGAAGAGTTGGTGGAGCTACTTATCAAGTACCTGTTGAAGTTAGACCTGTAAGAAGACAAACTTTAGCATTAAGATGGATTGTAGACGCTGCTAGAAAAAGAAATGAAAGAACAATGGTAGAAAGATTAGCAAACGAATTATTCGAAGCTGCTAATGACAGAGGTGCATCATTCAAGAAGAAAGAAGATATGCACAGAATGGCAGAAGCAAACAAAGCATTTGCTCACTATAGATGGTAA
- the fusA gene encoding elongation factor G: MARKTPLNRVRNIGIAAHIDAGKTTTTERILFYTGVSHKIGEVHEGAATMDWMEQEQERGITITSAATTCHWPHPITNEQLQVNIIDTPGHVDFTIEVERSMRVLDGAVAVFCSVGGVQPQSETVWRQANKYRVPRMIFVNKMDRTGADFFNVEKQVSERLKANPIPIQIPIGAEEDFQGVVDLVKMKAIVWDQDAAMGSNYHVEDIPADLQDKAEEYREKMIEAAAESSEELMEKYFEEGELSEEEIISGLKAGCLAMSITPMTCGTAFKNKGVQTLLDAVAMYLPAPTEVADIKGETQDGDAVIVPSTDEGEVAALAFKIMTDPFVGQLTFTRVYRGQLESGTYVMNSTKMKKERIGRLLKMHANNREEVSELYAGEIGAVVGLKNTITGDTLASEKDPVILERMDFPEPVISVAVEPKTKADQEKMGIALGKLAEEDPSFRVNTDEESGQTIISGMGELHLEILVDRMKREFKVEAEVGAPQVAYRETIKNPVKNEYKYAKQSGGKGQYGHVFLEINPLPSDSEDNFKFNNNIKGGVVPKEYIPAVQKGCEEAMAGGILAGYPMVNIEVTLYDGSYHDVDSSEMAFKLAASMGFKEGCRSAAAQAVILEPMMKVEIETPEEYMGDVIGDVNKRRGQVQSMDERAGVKLVTAMIPLSEMFGYSTDLRSMSQGRATYGMLFDNYAEVPKNVSEEIIAKRNG; the protein is encoded by the coding sequence ATGGCTAGAAAAACACCACTTAACAGAGTTCGAAATATCGGTATTGCTGCACACATTGATGCAGGAAAAACTACAACAACAGAAAGAATTTTATTTTATACTGGTGTATCTCACAAAATTGGTGAGGTTCACGAGGGTGCTGCAACTATGGACTGGATGGAACAAGAGCAAGAAAGAGGTATTACAATTACTTCTGCTGCTACTACTTGTCACTGGCCTCACCCAATAACAAATGAGCAATTACAAGTAAATATTATTGACACTCCAGGTCACGTTGACTTTACAATTGAAGTTGAGAGATCTATGAGAGTTCTTGATGGTGCCGTAGCTGTATTTTGTTCAGTAGGTGGAGTTCAACCACAATCTGAAACAGTTTGGAGACAAGCTAACAAATATAGAGTACCAAGAATGATTTTTGTTAACAAAATGGATAGAACTGGTGCAGACTTCTTTAATGTTGAAAAGCAAGTTTCTGAAAGATTAAAAGCTAATCCAATTCCAATTCAAATTCCAATTGGTGCAGAGGAAGATTTCCAAGGTGTAGTTGATTTAGTAAAAATGAAAGCTATTGTTTGGGATCAAGATGCTGCAATGGGTTCTAACTATCACGTAGAAGATATTCCTGCTGATTTACAAGATAAAGCTGAAGAGTATAGAGAAAAGATGATTGAAGCTGCTGCTGAGTCTTCAGAAGAGTTAATGGAAAAATACTTTGAAGAAGGTGAATTAAGCGAAGAAGAAATCATTTCTGGTCTTAAAGCTGGTTGTTTAGCTATGTCTATTACTCCCATGACTTGTGGTACAGCATTTAAAAATAAAGGTGTACAAACTTTACTTGATGCAGTTGCTATGTATTTACCTGCTCCAACAGAAGTTGCAGACATTAAAGGTGAAACTCAAGATGGTGACGCTGTTATTGTTCCTTCAACTGATGAAGGTGAAGTTGCAGCATTAGCATTTAAAATTATGACTGACCCATTTGTTGGGCAATTAACATTTACAAGAGTATATAGAGGACAATTAGAGTCTGGTACTTATGTAATGAACTCAACTAAAATGAAAAAAGAGAGAATCGGAAGATTACTTAAAATGCACGCAAATAACAGAGAAGAAGTTTCTGAACTTTATGCTGGTGAAATTGGTGCTGTTGTTGGTCTTAAAAACACAATTACAGGTGACACTTTAGCGTCTGAAAAAGATCCAGTTATCCTAGAAAGAATGGATTTCCCAGAACCAGTTATTTCTGTTGCTGTTGAACCAAAAACTAAAGCTGACCAAGAAAAAATGGGTATTGCTTTAGGAAAATTAGCAGAAGAAGATCCATCATTTAGAGTAAATACTGATGAAGAGTCTGGACAAACTATTATTTCAGGTATGGGTGAATTACACCTTGAGATTCTTGTAGATAGAATGAAAAGAGAATTTAAAGTTGAAGCTGAAGTAGGTGCTCCACAAGTTGCTTATAGAGAAACTATTAAGAACCCAGTTAAAAATGAGTACAAATATGCTAAGCAATCTGGTGGTAAAGGTCAATATGGTCACGTATTCTTAGAAATCAATCCATTACCATCTGATTCTGAAGATAACTTCAAGTTTAATAACAACATTAAAGGTGGGGTTGTACCAAAAGAGTATATTCCTGCAGTTCAAAAAGGTTGTGAAGAAGCTATGGCTGGTGGTATTCTTGCTGGATATCCAATGGTTAATATTGAAGTTACACTTTATGATGGTTCTTACCACGACGTTGACTCATCTGAGATGGCGTTTAAATTAGCTGCATCAATGGGATTTAAAGAGGGTTGTAGAAGTGCTGCTGCACAAGCTGTAATCTTAGAGCCAATGATGAAAGTTGAAATTGAAACTCCTGAAGAGTATATGGGAGATGTTATCGGTGATGTTAACAAAAGAAGAGGACAAGTTCAATCTATGGATGAAAGAGCTGGTGTTAAACTAGTTACTGCAATGATTCCATTATCTGAAATGTTTGGATACTCTACAGACTTAAGATCTATGTCTCAAGGTAGAGCAACTTATGGTATGTTATTTGATAACTATGCTGAAGTTCCAAAAAATGTTTCTGAAGAAATCATCGCTAAGAGAAATGGTTAA
- a CDS encoding NAD(+)/NADH kinase: MKLTRSAKKLTNKNSAGIILKPDSPEIKKEYYEIIDYFKAHNIEVFLEENSAEMINEINCFSLDQLCEKVDFLVSVGGDGTLLSVVRNSFKYNIPILGVHLGTLGFLTDITYEELPKFLIDFINNNYRIDNRMLVECQVNNKTFVAFNDIVISRKTVSSMIRLKAKINGTAFNSYYGDGVIISTPTGSTAYNLSVGGPIVYPLTEAFIITPVAPHSLTQRPLVMPADIEIEFKIKDEEGAVLLIDGQDTYEVENESIIKVTISNKKAKLIHRTKRNFFEVLNDKLQWGN; encoded by the coding sequence TTGAAATTAACAAGAAGTGCGAAAAAACTTACAAATAAAAATAGTGCAGGAATTATTTTAAAACCAGATTCTCCTGAAATAAAGAAAGAATATTATGAAATAATTGATTACTTTAAAGCACATAATATTGAAGTTTTTCTAGAAGAAAATAGTGCAGAAATGATTAATGAAATAAATTGTTTTTCATTGGATCAGTTATGTGAAAAAGTAGATTTTTTAGTTTCTGTTGGTGGTGATGGCACTTTATTATCAGTTGTTAGGAATTCATTTAAATACAATATTCCTATCTTAGGAGTTCACTTAGGTACTCTTGGTTTTTTAACAGATATAACCTATGAAGAATTACCTAAGTTTTTAATTGATTTTATAAATAATAACTATAGAATTGATAATAGAATGTTAGTAGAATGTCAAGTAAATAACAAAACTTTTGTTGCCTTTAATGATATTGTAATTTCAAGAAAAACTGTTTCATCAATGATTCGACTTAAAGCAAAAATAAATGGTACTGCTTTTAACTCATATTATGGTGATGGGGTGATAATTTCAACTCCTACAGGTTCTACTGCTTATAATTTATCAGTAGGTGGACCAATTGTATATCCTTTAACTGAAGCATTTATTATAACACCTGTAGCTCCTCATAGTCTTACACAAAGACCTTTAGTAATGCCAGCAGATATAGAAATAGAGTTTAAAATAAAAGATGAGGAAGGTGCAGTTTTATTAATAGATGGACAAGATACTTACGAAGTTGAAAATGAATCTATAATAAAAGTTACAATTTCAAATAAAAAAGCAAAATTAATTCATAGAACAAAAAGAAATTTTTTTGAAGTTTTAAATGATAAATTACAATGGGGAAATTGA
- a CDS encoding AAA family ATPase translates to MIDRIYLKDFLSFKEVEMELAKGLIVFTGPSGAGKSVLMQSILSLFAINDSKASLGEVSLVDSNIEDEVYDISKSDDIVIKQIKKDKVRFFLNAQTISKKNLNSFSKKLIKHLHLKDTSDFDSKKLITFLDSLCLKEYKEFKALKESFIKEYKELEKTRKELEKIKEDESKLEDLKEFAKFEIEKIQSINPQVDEFEELASLKKKLSQKEKIEEAIKSASPIFEYTNHVNNVLELLDEDSSFFDESINELNNIFEKFNDSLYELEELDIETVLDRLEKLSSLQKRFGSIDEAIAYKEEKQKELDSYENISFEKSQLEKNLKKLNESISILVNKISIFRKKSVVILEEKINHYLKYLYLSNAKITLNEKSLDNTGIDEVQFELNGVNLDTISSGEFNRLRLALLTSISEFEIVSNGILFLDEIDANLSGKESSAIATVLEKLSENYQIFAISHQPQLTSTADIHFLVDKKDGISTVKKLDDKSRVDEIARMISGADITEDAYTFAKNLLEKRD, encoded by the coding sequence ATGATTGATAGAATTTATTTAAAAGATTTTTTGTCTTTTAAAGAAGTAGAAATGGAATTAGCTAAAGGACTTATAGTTTTTACAGGACCAAGTGGAGCAGGTAAATCTGTATTAATGCAATCTATTCTTTCTTTATTTGCAATAAATGATAGTAAAGCTAGTTTAGGTGAAGTATCTCTAGTAGATTCAAATATAGAAGATGAAGTTTATGATATTTCAAAGAGTGATGATATAGTAATTAAACAAATAAAAAAAGATAAGGTAAGATTTTTTTTAAACGCTCAAACTATTTCAAAAAAGAATTTAAATAGCTTTTCAAAAAAGTTAATCAAGCATCTTCACTTAAAAGATACAAGTGATTTTGATAGTAAAAAACTTATAACATTTTTAGACTCTTTATGTTTAAAAGAGTACAAAGAGTTTAAAGCTTTAAAAGAAAGTTTTATTAAGGAATATAAAGAGTTAGAAAAAACAAGAAAAGAATTAGAGAAAATAAAAGAAGATGAATCAAAATTAGAAGATTTAAAAGAGTTTGCAAAATTTGAAATAGAAAAGATTCAGAGTATAAATCCTCAAGTAGATGAGTTTGAAGAATTAGCTTCATTAAAGAAAAAACTTTCTCAAAAAGAAAAAATTGAAGAGGCTATAAAATCTGCAAGTCCAATTTTTGAATATACTAATCATGTAAATAATGTATTAGAACTTTTAGATGAAGATTCAAGTTTTTTTGATGAAAGTATAAATGAATTAAATAATATTTTTGAAAAATTTAATGACTCCTTATATGAATTAGAAGAATTAGATATTGAAACAGTTTTAGACAGACTTGAAAAACTTTCTAGCTTACAAAAAAGGTTTGGTTCAATAGATGAAGCAATTGCTTATAAAGAAGAGAAACAAAAAGAATTAGATAGCTATGAAAATATTTCTTTTGAAAAATCTCAGCTAGAAAAAAATCTAAAAAAGTTAAATGAAAGTATTTCTATTTTAGTGAATAAAATATCAATTTTTAGAAAAAAATCTGTAGTTATTTTAGAAGAAAAAATTAATCATTATTTAAAATATCTATATCTTTCTAATGCAAAAATAACTTTAAATGAAAAAAGTTTAGACAATACAGGGATAGATGAAGTACAGTTTGAATTAAATGGTGTAAATCTAGATACAATAAGTAGTGGAGAGTTTAATAGGTTAAGACTAGCTCTTTTAACTTCAATTAGTGAATTTGAAATAGTAAGTAATGGAATATTATTTTTAGATGAAATTGATGCAAATTTAAGTGGTAAAGAAAGTTCAGCAATTGCAACTGTACTAGAAAAGCTTTCAGAAAATTATCAAATCTTTGCAATTTCTCATCAACCTCAATTAACATCAACAGCAGATATACATTTTTTAGTTGATAAAAAAGATGGTATTTCTACTGTAAAAAAACTTGATGATAAATCAAGGGTAGATGAAATAGCAAGAATGATTAGTGGCGCAGATATAACAGAAGATGCTTACACTTTTGCAAAGAATCTTTTAGAAAAAAGAGATTAA